The Mucilaginibacter gracilis genomic interval GCATACGCCGGCCCCGGTTTCAATTACGGGTACCATCGAGTTTTCGCGCACAAAATCAATCAACTGTTGCGATCCGCGGGGGATAATAATATCAATATACTTTACCGCAGTAAGCATTTCGGTAATATGCTTGCGGTCGGTTGGCAATAGTTGTACTATAGCTTGGTTTAAACCAAACTCCTTTAGTGTGCTGTGTATCAGGTTTACTAAACAAATGTTTGTGTTTAGTGCATCGCTGCCACCACGCAAAACGCAAACGTTGCCCGAGCGGATGCAAAGCGCAGCCACATCAATGGTGACGTTCGGCCTCGATTCGTAAATTACACCTACTACACCCAGCGGTACCGTTTTCTTTTGAATAAATAAGCCGTTTGCGGTGGTATGCTCCAAAGCAATTTGCCCAGCCGGATCGGGCAAGGCAGCAATGTCTTTAATACTGGTGCATAAATCGGCAATACGGGCATCATTCAACAAAAGCCTGTCCTTTTTTGGGTCAGTATCGGGCATTTTGTCCAGGTCCTTTTTGTTTTCCTCAATAATTAAAGCGTGGTTCTCCGAAAGGATAATAGCCAGGCGTTTTAAAAGGGCTTTCTTTTTATCGTCTTCCAACAGCTTAATGGCCGTTGATGCCTTATGTGCCTGGTATAGTAAATGCTGGATAGATTCCATAATTTTCGGTTTTATAATAAAACAATATCATCGGCATTGGCTATGGTTAGCTTTTGCGTTTTCATGTTGCCCGCAATCTCGTCCGATGATACTTTTGAACGGCCAACTGCTATAGTTACCAGGTTTTCGTCTAGTATCTCAATAACCTCGCCTTGTTCAAATTTATCAATAATGGCTTTTACACCTACTGCCAATAAACTGTGCCCGTTTTGTAATGCCTTGCATGCCCCGGCATCAATTTGCAGGCTACCGGTAACTAAGCTACCGCTTGCCAGCCATTTTTTACGGGCAGGCATAGAGCATTTCTGCGGATGGCACAGGGTGCCGGTTTCTTCCTTAATAGCGCTCAAAATACCATCGGTAGTGCTTATGCCAAATATAACTACCTTAATACCCATCCTGGTTGCCAGGCGTGCAAAGGTTAGTTTTGATACCATGCCGCCCAGACCCAATGCCGATTTTTCTTTATTAGCCAGGCCCAGGGCAGCTTTGTCTATTAGGGGTATAACAGGTATTACCTCGCCATTAGCATCAAGCACACCGGGGACCGATGTACTAAAAAGCAGTACCGAAGCACCAAAACCAACTGCAATTAAGGTAGCCAACTCATCATTGTCCGAAAACTTGAGTTCAAGGTTGCTTACCACATCGTTTTCGTTAGCTATGGGGATAATGTCATTGGCCCAAAGGTCCTCGTAGGTTTTTTTTAGCTGCAAAAACTGGTTGCGATTGCTAAAATGCTGCCTTTCGCAAAGGCTCTGTGCAATATTTATCCCGTAAGGCGCAAAAAAACCAGAGTATTTGTTTAGCAATAAGGGGTTCCCTATTGCGGCGGCGGCTTTACGCTCGCTAATGGTGCCGCTATAATTTTTTAATAATTTTTTACCGGCAGCTACTGCGCCGGAGGACACCATAACAATATGGTAATCCTGATGAATGCTTGCCACCTGGCGGGCAATGGTGGCCATTACGGTTTCATCCAGATCGCCATTTTTATGGGTGATAGATGCTGTTCCGAATTTGATAACGAGTATAGGCTTTGTCAATGTATGTTGTAAAATTGCCCAAATCTATAAAAAGACTATCAAAGTAGTCTATATTATTTTAAGTTCGCAATTTTACAACTGCTGTACTGCCTGTTGCTCACAGGCCCGTTTATAATTTTTATCTACGGTTTTAAATGTCCAATAGGCCATTAACATGCCACCAATGCCATACACAAGGATATTAACACAAAAATCAATCAGTTTAAACTGGTCGAAATGAAAACGCAATATCGCAAAAAAATAACAAATTACACCAACTGGCAAACCCTGGTATAAAAGTCCATTTTTAAAAACATAGCTCCATTTATTCAGCCTTTTTACGGCCCATTCTTCGGTGTAATATTTTATTTCCTTTTCGCTATATGTTCTCATTTATTTTTGTTCAGTTATTTCTGTTTAAATTTCGTTAAAACTCCTTTTCGCTTTTTAGGCCAAACAGTTTTCCGCTTTTAAATAAAACCCTGTCGTGCATTAAATTGGTAGCATTGCGTTGGGTAAGTTCGGTATTGTCTAAATCGGTTAAATCGGGTTTACCGGCATTTACCCAGGCAGTATAAATAAAACTGGCTGTTGATGCTATGGCGCCGCGCAATTGCCTTTCAACCATACCATTTAGTTTGGTATGATAAGCTTTTGAATATTCCGCTGTATGTATCACATCCGAATACATGTTAACCTTTACCTTGCCATTTTCCATTTCATACACATTACTGCCGCCAAATTGCTTCACCAAATCCCTGTCTACCTGTAAAAGTGTATCGGCTGTGCTGTTAGATGCCTTTACTATGCGCCAGGTTTCTTTTTGCACATCATCAATAAAACGCGGGCTGCCTGCATTATAATTATAGGTATTGCCAAACAATTCCGGCAGTTGGGCCTCAAATAAGCCGTGTATCCCTTTTTGGTTGGTGAGCTGGCCGTTATGGTTTTCGGATGTATGTAGCGGCATGTAGGCATCACCAATGTAATGGCCCAAATCGGCAGAAAGTAAAAGTATGTCCGATTTATGCTTGCCTTTAAAAGCGGCAGTTAGCTTCGCCATCATATCTTGAATATACCAGGGTAAAATACCGTGAGTAGTTAAAAATTTAGCGCCGTATTTGGTTTTGGCATCTTTTGTCGACCGGGGTATTTCGTCGTAATTACCATAGGCCTCTAAATGGATATGGTGCCGCGGAAATTCGGCGGTATCGCCAATGGTATATTTGCGCACGTCGGGCAGGTTTGCCTCTGTGGTAAAAAAATCAATATGGTTATAAAAAAAGCTTTGCATGGGCTGCGGCAAACTCATTACCACGGCGCGGTTAATATGTTCGTGCCCGTATTTGCCCCACGATATAAGGCTTAATGCAAGGCAAAAAATGGCTGTTTTATGCCATAAACGTAAATTTGGTTTTTTAAAAGTTGTCATGTTTAAACTGCTTAATCAAAAGTATGTAAAAGCTGTAACAATGTAGTTATTTTGTTGTTGTGGCTTTAACATGGCTATGCAAATTAAAATTTTGATAATCTTTGCGGCTTGCTTATGGTTTAAAAGCCAGGGGCCGGCTAACCATTGTGTTTTTATTTTTGCCGATAAAACCAACAATGCAGATTTAATTAGGCAAATTAATATTTTAAAAGCCGACCCAAACGGAACCAATAGTCGCAATATTATTTATAAAGTGGTTACCTATTCGGCAAACAATGCGGAGCATTACAAAAAATGGAAGGTATCAAACGTGCCATTTACGGTGATATTGATAGGTAATGATAACGGCGAAAAGCTACGGAGCCACCAGCCAGTTAGCCTGGCTAAAATATTTGAACTGGTTGACAATACTTCGCGAAGGCGTGAACAGGGACATCATAAACTTTAAATATACTTTTAATGGACTTGAATATTAAAAACAAAATTGCGCTGGTTACAGGCTCTACCGCCGGGATTGGTTTTGCAATAGCCAGGTTATTAGCCGCCGAGGGGGCAATGGTTTATATTAACGGGCGATCGTTCGATAAAATTGAAGCCGCCGTTAAACAATTAAAAACAGAAACAGGCAATAATAATATACAAGGCATTGCCTGCGATTTTTCGAAGCCTGCCGAGATTGAAAGCCTGTTGAGCCAACTTCCCGAAGTGGATATACTGGTTAACAACGTAGGAATATTTGAGCCTAAAGCCTTTGAGGAAATTAGCGATGCCGACTGGCTGAAGTTTTACGAGGTAAATGTTTTGAGTGGTGTTAGGCTTTCGCGGGTGTATTTCCCTAAAATGATTAAAAAGGATTGGGGACGTGTAATATTTATCAGCAGCGAATCGGCAATACAAATTCCAGCCGAGATGATACATTACGGCATGACAAAAACTGCACAATTAGCCGTATCTCGCGGTTTAGCCGAGTTAACTAAAGGCACCAATGTAACCGTAAATTCGGTTTTACCGGGGCCTACCCTGTCCGAAGGTGTTGGCGGTTTTATTGACGATCTGGCCAAAAATCAAAATAAATCAAAACAAGATGTTGAGCAGGATTTTTTTACCCACATGCGCCCAACCTCATTATTGCAACGTTTTATGACTACCGACGAAATTGCAAACCTGGTTGTTTATCTTTGCAGCCCCTTATCGGCAGGCACCAACGGTGCGGCCTTACGCGTTGATGGCGGCTTACTTAAAGGTGCCGTTTAACAATTTTAATATTTTTTGCAGATGATGATGAGATTTTTTTCGATAATAGTAGTTTCCCTTTGTGTTTCGTATACCTCAAACGCCCAACTTAAAGCAACGGCTAATACTACCACACAACAGGTTGCGCGTACCGGCGACACAACAAAAAGCACAGTTGCTAAACACGTTAAAACCCGAATGGTAGGCGGCGCACAAATGACATCAGATAAAGATATTGTTTATAATATTGTAAAATCAAAAGATCATACCACCTTAACAGGTACAATTGCTGTTTGCGGTTTATCAGAAACGCTTAAAAGCCGCGGCCCTTTAACCGTTTTTGCACCTACAAATGAAGCCTTTGCAAAGCTGGCCCCGGGCACTTTAGATACGCTATCAAAACCCGCGCATAATACCGATTTAACCAGGCTGTTAACCTACCACGTTATTAACGGGCGGCTTACATCAAAAGATATAGCTAAACAAATAGCCGCAGGCAAAGGCGAGGTGGTATTTGTTACCCTTACGGGCTCAAAGCTGCGTGCTAAAATAAACGGCGACAGAAATATAGTATTGATAGACGAAAAAGGCAACGAAGCAACTATTAGTCAATTTGATATTGAACAAAGCAACGGTATTATTGATGTTGTAACCAGCGTTTTGGTGCCCAATAGCAAATAATTTTTCATTATCATTTGTTTGTAAACTACGAGGCTCAAACAAACCAAATTAAATTATACTTCGTAATTTTATTAACAAACAATTGTAAGGTTATTAAAATAAAAGCAACTAAGCTTTAAAATGTAATTACTTACATAACCACTAAAACAAACAAATGTCATGAAAAAAGCAATCAATATTTTGGCGATTACAATGCTAATAGCATTTTGCGGATGCCAAATGAGCAGCGGGCAAACTAATAAGATAACAAAGGGCCGCCCAAAATCAAAAACTGATGCCGAGTGGAAAAAACAACTTACCGCCAACCAGTATTATATTATGGTTGAGCGCGGTACCGAGCCTGCTTTTAAAAACGCCTATTTTGAAATGCACCAAAAAGGTGTATTTGTAAGCGCAGCCACGGGCGACGTTCTATTTACGTCTGAAGACAAGTTTGATAGCGGAACCGGATGGCCAAGCTTTGTAAAACCCTTTGATCCTAAAAAAATCGAAATTATTCAGGATAACAGCTACGGCATGAGCCGCGACGAGGTTATAGAAAAAAGTACCGGTTTACACCTGGGCCACGTTTTTGATGACGGACCGGCAGACAGAGGTGGTAAACGATACTGCATGAACTCCGGCGCACTCATATTTAAAAAGAACTAACGCGCTTTCTGCCGCCTGCTATCGATGGCCTGAAGGCTGTACGCTGCATGGCATTGGCTTCAAATTTTAAACCAATGGTCAGGTCTACCCAGTCGGGATTAACAGATCTGATCATTTTTTCTTTTTGGGCCCTTGTAAAACGGCTCAATACCTTAAACCTTTCCATGGCCATTTCTTCATTAGTAATTTCCTCAAAATAAACAAGGCGGTTTAATTGCTGTGCACTGTCAAAAAACAGGTTTGGCATCTCGGTGTAAAAGTCCAAAGTTTTAATTAAATCAGTGCTTGTGCCTGTGTGTAAGCAATTACGGTTTCTGTCGGTAATGATATAAATAAACGTGTTCATAATTTAATTTGGCTGTTTAAATTTTAATTACTAATTTTATTGGCATAAAAATACTAACAATTTTAGCAATTCCAAATTTTATGTCAAATATTTCTTCAAATATTAAGTATCTCCGCAAAAAAAAGGGTTTAACACAGCAACAGTTTGCAGATGAGATGGATATTAAGCGTTCTTTAGTGGGTGCTTATGAGGAAAACCGCGCCGAACCCAAGTATGAATTACTAAATAAAATAGCATTATACTTTGATTTAAGTGTTGACGATTTTATAAACGAAGCCATTGACGATAAATGGGCGCCCAAGCCAAAGGGCAATCCGGCTAATTTGAGAATACTAAGTATATCGGTTGATAAAGACGATAACGAAAATATTGAGTTGGTACCCATGAAAGCAAGTGCCGGTTATATGAACGGCTACGCCGACCCGGAATATGTTGCCAAACTACCCAAATTTAATTTACCCATGTTTACCGGCGGCACTTTCCGCGCATTCGAAATTAAAGGTGATTCGATGCTGCCACTTCCATCAGGTTCAATTATTATTGGCGAATACGTTGAAAACTGGGCCGATGTTAAACTTGCCGAAACTTATGTGGTTGTAAGCAAAAGCGATGGCGTGGTTTACAAACGCATAGGCAGTAAGTTTAAAGATCAAAAGAAACTGAAGCTGGTATCTGACAACCCGGTGTACGAGCCTTACGAAGTTAACGGCGAAGATATTTTAGAATTATGGAAGGCCAAGGCCTATATATCAACACAGATACCACAGCCAGCACCCGAGCCAACCATGGAAAGTTTAACCGCTATGATGATGCAGATGCAACGCTCCATCTCAAAGATGAACAAAGGCAACAATTAAGTTACAGGCTTGTTATTAATCTTTTTGCTCCTATCTTTATCATACAGTTAAACTTAAAAAAAAATGAAGAAATTATTAATGGTATGCTGCTTTGTAGTAAGCATAGTGTCTTTGAGCAAGGCTCAAGGTGGCCGTATGCGTAGAAGCCCGGCGGAACAGGCTAAAGAAATGCAAACTCAGTTAAAATTAACCGACGATCAAACAGCTAAAGTTTTGTCAATTTATACCGCACAATCTACCAAAATGGATAGCGTTATGAAAGCTGCAAACGGCGACAGAGATGCAATGCGGTCGGCAATGCAACCGTTGAGGAAAGAAGCCAATGACAAAATTTTGGCCGTTTTAACCGACGATCAAAAAGTTGCGTACAAAAAAATGGAAGAAGAAAGAATGTCGAGAATGCGTAATGGCGGCGGCGGTAATCCACCTCCCCCTCCATCACAAAAATAATTGAATAGAGAGAGGCTGTCTCAAAAGTGAGGCAGCCTCTTGTTATTTTAGAGTGATTTTTGTTAACTTAAAGGCATGGGAGCGAAAGTAGTTTTTAAGCCATATGACCCTGACCAGTTAACATTTTTACCGTATAAACTGGAGGAGTTAGTACCTGAGGGCCACCCGGTACGCATAGTCAAACAAGTAGTTGACTTGATAGACGTTAAACCGATCAACCGCAAGTATAAAGGCGGCGGGGCATCAAGCTTCCATCCGCGGCTGATGCTGAAACTGCTGGTGTATGGTTACCTGACCAATACCTATTCATCAAGAAAGCTGGAAGACCAGGCGGCACAGAACGTCCACTTTATGTGGCTGTTGGGGATGAAGAAGCCCGATCACAATACCATAAACCGTTTCCGGAGCGAAAAGCTGTCGGGTATCTTAAAGCAGATCTTCTCTCAGATTGTACTGCTGTTGGCAGAACAGGGTATCGTTTCGCTTAAAGAGACTGTGTTTACCGATGGCACCAAGATCGAATCGGTGGCGAACAAATACACCTTTGTATGGGGCAAAAGCATCAAGAACAGTAAAGAGAAGATCAAAAGCCAGCTGGATGAACTATGGAAGTACGCGCAAGGCCTTGCGGCAGAAGAACTAAAAGATACCACGCCAATATCTTTTGAAGAGATCAACCCTGAAAAAGTAAAAGAAACCATAGCTAAGATCGATGCCGCTTTGAACGACAAGGAAGAAGTAAGCAAGCAGGTCAAACAAAAGCTGAACTATGCCAGAAAGAACTGGCCTGCAAACCTGGAACGTTATGACCAGCAGGAAAAGCAGTTAGGTATCCGTAACAGCTTTTCAAAGACCGACCCGGATGCGACTTTTATGCGGATGAAGGAAGACCACATGCTGAACGGGCAGCTTAAACCTGGATATAACCTACAAATATCCACACAAGATCAGTTCATCCTTAACTACAGCCTGCATCAAACCTCTACCGATTATCAGACCCTGCCATCTCACATAGACCAATACGAAGCACTATACAACACACTTCCCCAAGCAGTTGTGGCCGATGCCGGCTACGGTTCAGACGAGAACTACGGCATCTTACAGCAAAAAGGCATCGAAGCCTATATCAAGTACAATACGTTCGACAAAGAACAAAAGGAAGGCATCAAAGCGTTCAGTAATGACAGCCTGCATTACAACGAAGGGGAAAACTACCTGACCTGCCCGATGGGCCAGCGGATGGCACATATCGGTGATGGTCAAAGAATAACCACATCGGGCCATGTACAGCTGATCAGCCGTTACCAGGCAAAGAATTGTAATAACTGCCCCATGCGTGGCGTATGCCATAGCGGGCAGGGCAACCGGATCGTTGAGGTGAACCATTCCCTGAGAAAACACAAGCAGGAAGCAAAGGAAAGATTAAATACAGAACAGGGCATCAAATACCGAAAGCGAAGGCCTGCCGATGTGGAACCGGTATTTGCCCAACTGAAGCATAATCATGGCTTCAGGCGCTTTCTGCTGAAAGGCATGTCCAAAACCGAGGTCGAAATAGGCCTGTTATCCATCGCTCATAACCTCAGAAAGTGGAAAGCCTGAGGCTTTTCGCCCCCTTTTTCCAAAAAACGCTCTTAGAATCGATCAGAAACGAAATATCTGCACAATAGAGCTTCAGCCCCTAATAGCACAATCCAAATATATTCCATAAAAAAACCGCCTCATAATTGCTTATGAGACGGCCTCTTCTTATTTTAGCGCAAATTATAATGATATTGAACAGCGCTGATACCTATATCAAAAGTAAACTGGACGACAGGAAAGCATCCGGTACTTACCGCACCTTAAAAACCGATAAGCCACCTATTGATTTTTGCTCTAACGATTACCTTGGTTTTGCCCAATCATCCCAACTAAAGGCCGATGTAGATGCCTTTTTAGCACAACATACTAACTACCTTAATGGTTCAACAGGCTCGAGGCTGTTAACTGGTAATACCGCTTTTTGCGAAGAACTGGAAGCCGGCATTGCTCAGTTTCATGATGCCGGAGCAGGGCTCATCTTTAATTCGGGCTATGATGCCAATCTGGGTCTGTTTTCGTGCCTTCCGCAACGCGGCGATACCATTATTACCGACGAACTGATACACGCCTGCATTATTGATGGCGCCCGCCTAAGCCACGCCAACAGGTTTACCTTTAAGCACAACGATTTAGATAGTTTACAACAAAAACTTAAACATGCTACGGGCAATTGTTATATAGCCATAGAAAGCGTTTACTCTATGGACGGCGATGTGGCACCCTTAAATGAAATAGTTAATTTGGCAAAAGCTTATAACGCCAATGTAGTGGTTGACGAAGCGCACGCCCTCGGTGTATTCAACAAGGGACTGGTAAACCAGCTTAACCTGCAGCATGAGGTATTTGCCCGGGTGGTAACATTTGGCAAGGCGTTGGGCGTGCATGGTGCCATAGTTTTGGGCAGCGATGTGTTAAGGCAGTACCTTATCAACTTTGCCAGGTCGTTTATTTATACCACGGCGGCCTCGTTTCATCAGTTAGTGAGCGTAAAAATGGCTTATCAACTTTTGCAGGCTTCAAAAGGGCAGCAACAAAACCTTGCGCATAATATTGCGCTTTTTAAATCACAACTGACTAACAATAGCGGGTTAATTAATAGCGACAGTGCAATTCAAAGCATCATTATTGACGGCAATGATAGCGCACGGCAAGCTGCTGCTCATCTACAAAACAACGGCTTTGATGTTCGCCCGATACTTAGCCCAACAGTACCTGCCGGCACCGAACGGCTGCGGATATGCATCCATGCATTTAATACCGAACAACAAATAATTAACCTTACCCAACTGATCAAACAAATAACCGAATGAACAAACCTATTTTTATAACCGGCATTGGAACCGGAATTGGAAAAACAATCGTATCGGCTATTGTGGTTGAAAAGCTAAAGGCCGATTACTGGAAACCCATACAAGCCGGCGATTTGGACAACAGCGATACCTTGTTGGTGAAAAGCCTGGTATCAAATACGGTTTCGGTATTTCACCCCGAAACGTATCGTTTAACGCAGCCTTATTCGCCACATAAATCGGCGCAATTGGACGGTTTGGTTATTAATATGACACAAATTATTGCTCCCCAAACAAAAAATCAACTTATTATTGAAGGTGCAGGCGGGCTAATGGTGCCTCTAAACAATAGTTTTTTTATGATAGATTTGATTAAGCAACTTGATGCCGAGGTGATACTGGTATCAAAAAATTATTTGGGCAGTATAAACCATACCTTACTATCAATAGATGCTTTAAAGCACAAAGGCATCCCCGTAAAGGGAATTATTTTTAATGGCGATGCCGACGAAAGTACGCAAACTGTCATTTTAAATTACTCCAATGCGCCATTGCTTTGTAACTTGCCGCAAATGCCGGTTGTTAACAAGGCATCTATCAGTTCAATAACCCACGCCATAAATTTTTAATAATTAAAACGATAGTTAACTTAATAAAGCAGCAAATGAAAAACATCACGGTGATAGGTTCGGGAACGATGGGTAACGGCATAGCGCACATTTTTGCCCAGCACGGCTACGTTGTTAATATGGTTGATGTGGATAGTGCTGCATTAGAAAGAGGCCTAAACACCATTAAAAAAAATTTAGACAGGCAATTAGCCAAGGGTATTATTAACGAACAATTAAAAACGAATACCATAGCCAACATCAATACTTATACAGCTATTAAACAAGCTGTAGATACTGCCGATTTGGTTATTGAAGCTGCTACAGAAAACACCGACCTTAAACTAAAAATATTTAAGGAACTGGATGAGATATGCCCGGCAAAAACCATTTTAGCCACCAATACATCGTCAATATCAATCACCAAAATAGCGGCTGTTACCGGGCGGCCCGATAAAGTGATTGGTATGCACTTTATGAACCCCGTACCGATAATGAAACTGGTGGAAGTTATAAGCGGATACGCTACTGATGCCAAGGTTACAGAAGCCATTATGACACTATCGCGGGATTTAGATAAGGAGCCTGTTGAGGTAAACGATTATCCGGGCTTTGTTGCCAATCGCATTTTAATGCCGATGTTAAACGAAGCTATTTATACCTTATACGAAGGCGTAGCCGGTGTAGAAGAAATTG includes:
- a CDS encoding glutamate-5-semialdehyde dehydrogenase — its product is MESIQHLLYQAHKASTAIKLLEDDKKKALLKRLAIILSENHALIIEENKKDLDKMPDTDPKKDRLLLNDARIADLCTSIKDIAALPDPAGQIALEHTTANGLFIQKKTVPLGVVGVIYESRPNVTIDVAALCIRSGNVCVLRGGSDALNTNICLVNLIHSTLKEFGLNQAIVQLLPTDRKHITEMLTAVKYIDIIIPRGSQQLIDFVRENSMVPVIETGAGVCHTYVEKTALLDNAAAIVVNAKVSRPSVCNALDTVLVDEEVAVQLLKLATPGLLNYKVEIFADDDSYAILNQLQYPYLQHATAEDFGREFLDFKCSVKIVNGIDEALEHIGKYSSKHSEAIISEDKPLAERFINEVDAAAVYVNASTRFTDGGVFGLGAEIGISTQKLHARGPFALEKLVTEKWFVRGDGQVR
- the proB gene encoding glutamate 5-kinase gives rise to the protein MTKPILVIKFGTASITHKNGDLDETVMATIARQVASIHQDYHIVMVSSGAVAAGKKLLKNYSGTISERKAAAAIGNPLLLNKYSGFFAPYGINIAQSLCERQHFSNRNQFLQLKKTYEDLWANDIIPIANENDVVSNLELKFSDNDELATLIAVGFGASVLLFSTSVPGVLDANGEVIPVIPLIDKAALGLANKEKSALGLGGMVSKLTFARLATRMGIKVVIFGISTTDGILSAIKEETGTLCHPQKCSMPARKKWLASGSLVTGSLQIDAGACKALQNGHSLLAVGVKAIIDKFEQGEVIEILDENLVTIAVGRSKVSSDEIAGNMKTQKLTIANADDIVLL
- a CDS encoding zinc dependent phospholipase C family protein; amino-acid sequence: MTTFKKPNLRLWHKTAIFCLALSLISWGKYGHEHINRAVVMSLPQPMQSFFYNHIDFFTTEANLPDVRKYTIGDTAEFPRHHIHLEAYGNYDEIPRSTKDAKTKYGAKFLTTHGILPWYIQDMMAKLTAAFKGKHKSDILLLSADLGHYIGDAYMPLHTSENHNGQLTNQKGIHGLFEAQLPELFGNTYNYNAGSPRFIDDVQKETWRIVKASNSTADTLLQVDRDLVKQFGGSNVYEMENGKVKVNMYSDVIHTAEYSKAYHTKLNGMVERQLRGAIASTASFIYTAWVNAGKPDLTDLDNTELTQRNATNLMHDRVLFKSGKLFGLKSEKEF
- a CDS encoding DUF4174 domain-containing protein, with amino-acid sequence MQIKILIIFAACLWFKSQGPANHCVFIFADKTNNADLIRQINILKADPNGTNSRNIIYKVVTYSANNAEHYKKWKVSNVPFTVILIGNDNGEKLRSHQPVSLAKIFELVDNTSRRREQGHHKL
- a CDS encoding SDR family NAD(P)-dependent oxidoreductase — its product is MDLNIKNKIALVTGSTAGIGFAIARLLAAEGAMVYINGRSFDKIEAAVKQLKTETGNNNIQGIACDFSKPAEIESLLSQLPEVDILVNNVGIFEPKAFEEISDADWLKFYEVNVLSGVRLSRVYFPKMIKKDWGRVIFISSESAIQIPAEMIHYGMTKTAQLAVSRGLAELTKGTNVTVNSVLPGPTLSEGVGGFIDDLAKNQNKSKQDVEQDFFTHMRPTSLLQRFMTTDEIANLVVYLCSPLSAGTNGAALRVDGGLLKGAV
- a CDS encoding fasciclin domain-containing protein — encoded protein: MMMRFFSIIVVSLCVSYTSNAQLKATANTTTQQVARTGDTTKSTVAKHVKTRMVGGAQMTSDKDIVYNIVKSKDHTTLTGTIAVCGLSETLKSRGPLTVFAPTNEAFAKLAPGTLDTLSKPAHNTDLTRLLTYHVINGRLTSKDIAKQIAAGKGEVVFVTLTGSKLRAKINGDRNIVLIDEKGNEATISQFDIEQSNGIIDVVTSVLVPNSK
- the msrB gene encoding peptide-methionine (R)-S-oxide reductase MsrB; amino-acid sequence: MKKAINILAITMLIAFCGCQMSSGQTNKITKGRPKSKTDAEWKKQLTANQYYIMVERGTEPAFKNAYFEMHQKGVFVSAATGDVLFTSEDKFDSGTGWPSFVKPFDPKKIEIIQDNSYGMSRDEVIEKSTGLHLGHVFDDGPADRGGKRYCMNSGALIFKKN
- a CDS encoding GIY-YIG nuclease family protein, translating into MNTFIYIITDRNRNCLHTGTSTDLIKTLDFYTEMPNLFFDSAQQLNRLVYFEEITNEEMAMERFKVLSRFTRAQKEKMIRSVNPDWVDLTIGLKFEANAMQRTAFRPSIAGGRKRVSSF
- a CDS encoding XRE family transcriptional regulator — its product is MSNISSNIKYLRKKKGLTQQQFADEMDIKRSLVGAYEENRAEPKYELLNKIALYFDLSVDDFINEAIDDKWAPKPKGNPANLRILSISVDKDDNENIELVPMKASAGYMNGYADPEYVAKLPKFNLPMFTGGTFRAFEIKGDSMLPLPSGSIIIGEYVENWADVKLAETYVVVSKSDGVVYKRIGSKFKDQKKLKLVSDNPVYEPYEVNGEDILELWKAKAYISTQIPQPAPEPTMESLTAMMMQMQRSISKMNKGNN
- a CDS encoding IS1182 family transposase yields the protein MGAKVVFKPYDPDQLTFLPYKLEELVPEGHPVRIVKQVVDLIDVKPINRKYKGGGASSFHPRLMLKLLVYGYLTNTYSSRKLEDQAAQNVHFMWLLGMKKPDHNTINRFRSEKLSGILKQIFSQIVLLLAEQGIVSLKETVFTDGTKIESVANKYTFVWGKSIKNSKEKIKSQLDELWKYAQGLAAEELKDTTPISFEEINPEKVKETIAKIDAALNDKEEVSKQVKQKLNYARKNWPANLERYDQQEKQLGIRNSFSKTDPDATFMRMKEDHMLNGQLKPGYNLQISTQDQFILNYSLHQTSTDYQTLPSHIDQYEALYNTLPQAVVADAGYGSDENYGILQQKGIEAYIKYNTFDKEQKEGIKAFSNDSLHYNEGENYLTCPMGQRMAHIGDGQRITTSGHVQLISRYQAKNCNNCPMRGVCHSGQGNRIVEVNHSLRKHKQEAKERLNTEQGIKYRKRRPADVEPVFAQLKHNHGFRRFLLKGMSKTEVEIGLLSIAHNLRKWKA
- a CDS encoding aminotransferase class I/II-fold pyridoxal phosphate-dependent enzyme → MILNSADTYIKSKLDDRKASGTYRTLKTDKPPIDFCSNDYLGFAQSSQLKADVDAFLAQHTNYLNGSTGSRLLTGNTAFCEELEAGIAQFHDAGAGLIFNSGYDANLGLFSCLPQRGDTIITDELIHACIIDGARLSHANRFTFKHNDLDSLQQKLKHATGNCYIAIESVYSMDGDVAPLNEIVNLAKAYNANVVVDEAHALGVFNKGLVNQLNLQHEVFARVVTFGKALGVHGAIVLGSDVLRQYLINFARSFIYTTAASFHQLVSVKMAYQLLQASKGQQQNLAHNIALFKSQLTNNSGLINSDSAIQSIIIDGNDSARQAAAHLQNNGFDVRPILSPTVPAGTERLRICIHAFNTEQQIINLTQLIKQITE
- the bioD gene encoding dethiobiotin synthase, whose product is MNKPIFITGIGTGIGKTIVSAIVVEKLKADYWKPIQAGDLDNSDTLLVKSLVSNTVSVFHPETYRLTQPYSPHKSAQLDGLVINMTQIIAPQTKNQLIIEGAGGLMVPLNNSFFMIDLIKQLDAEVILVSKNYLGSINHTLLSIDALKHKGIPVKGIIFNGDADESTQTVILNYSNAPLLCNLPQMPVVNKASISSITHAINF